In a genomic window of Spirosoma agri:
- a CDS encoding MOP flippase family protein: MSHKQDAISGGKWMSASTAISTVFQFGQVAILARLLEPSVFGIVSVSTLLIAFFSIFANLGFSNSIIYKQEEDRNVLSTIYLLNLALGLLIGVVVFFSWPLVVAYYKEPRLEKVIKLSSLYFIIVYVGQIYLFLLQKELKFKSVASIDITGTIVGTCVTIFLAYNGYAELSLIFGQLAQQAAKSTLQIIYGLKLFKPVLTFDLSLIKDHLRFGLYNVGDGIVGFVQANSDNILVGGMLGVKPLGYYTLASQLAVFPIARLSPIVLQVAYPILARFKGDTNELKKSYLTILDLLSYVNLPLLAGLFVTADSVVPLFYGPGWEPTIVLIRIFVFVSIFTFLSNPLFTLAFSKGKPKLLFYLNIATLFIKIPLVYVLAQYWGVIGIASAFLIATLSNLLINFQIVKSLIGPFMSEFGQNIAKPILFCLIMVGAIELYKSYADSINVVNTIVQITIGALIYIGLTIRYKYPLAELKTFGKAA, translated from the coding sequence ATGAGTCACAAACAGGATGCCATAAGTGGGGGGAAATGGATGAGCGCATCAACCGCCATTTCCACTGTATTTCAGTTTGGTCAGGTGGCCATTCTGGCCCGGTTACTGGAACCGTCGGTGTTCGGAATCGTCAGCGTCAGTACGCTTCTGATCGCCTTTTTCAGCATTTTCGCCAATCTCGGCTTCTCAAATTCTATTATTTATAAACAGGAAGAGGACCGGAACGTACTCTCAACGATCTATCTGTTGAATCTGGCGTTGGGCTTGCTCATTGGTGTTGTCGTTTTCTTTAGCTGGCCATTGGTTGTTGCCTATTATAAAGAACCACGGCTGGAGAAGGTGATCAAGCTATCATCGCTGTACTTTATTATCGTCTACGTCGGCCAGATTTATCTGTTTCTATTACAGAAAGAACTGAAATTCAAGTCGGTAGCCAGCATCGATATTACCGGCACCATCGTCGGAACCTGCGTTACCATTTTCCTGGCCTATAACGGATACGCCGAGTTATCGCTGATTTTTGGTCAACTGGCGCAGCAGGCCGCTAAGTCGACGCTCCAGATCATTTACGGGCTAAAGCTCTTTAAACCTGTGCTGACATTTGACCTCAGCCTGATCAAAGACCATCTGCGGTTTGGCCTTTATAATGTGGGTGATGGCATCGTTGGCTTTGTTCAGGCGAATTCCGATAACATTCTGGTAGGAGGGATGCTGGGGGTGAAACCACTGGGTTACTACACACTGGCGTCACAGCTGGCGGTTTTTCCGATTGCCCGACTCAGCCCGATCGTGTTGCAGGTTGCGTACCCGATTCTGGCGCGCTTCAAGGGCGACACCAACGAACTGAAAAAGTCGTATCTGACCATTCTGGATTTGCTCAGTTACGTGAACTTGCCGTTGCTGGCCGGTTTGTTCGTCACGGCGGATAGTGTCGTACCGCTTTTTTACGGACCAGGCTGGGAACCGACAATCGTGCTAATCCGGATTTTTGTCTTTGTTAGCATTTTTACCTTTTTGAGTAATCCGCTGTTCACACTGGCCTTTTCGAAGGGTAAACCAAAACTGCTGTTCTACCTGAATATCGCGACCCTGTTTATCAAGATTCCGCTGGTTTACGTGTTGGCGCAATATTGGGGGGTGATTGGTATTGCTTCGGCGTTCCTGATTGCGACCCTATCGAATCTGCTCATCAATTTCCAGATTGTTAAATCGTTGATCGGTCCGTTCATGAGCGAATTTGGCCAGAATATTGCCAAACCGATTCTGTTTTGCCTGATCATGGTTGGTGCAATCGAACTCTACAAATCCTACGCTGATTCGATCAACGTCGTCAACACCATTGTCCAGATTACCATCGGTGCCCTGATCTACATCGGCCTGACCATTCGCTACAAATACCCTCTCGCCGAGCTAAAAACGTTCGGTAAAGCCGCCTGA
- a CDS encoding alpha-1,2-fucosyltransferase, protein MIISRITSGLGNQLFQYAAARHLALRNKTAVYVDLSYYNYTYQTDTPRAFKLGHFAVPFRVLQDSPYEYVSKATKLLPNRSLPPVFLFLKEKHFHFDERVVQARARFVTLDGFWQSEEYFRESAATIRQELSLATTPSSEFASYEQLIKATSVPVSVHIRRGDYVNHPEFSQTFGFVGLAYYEQALERIREQVSEPRFFIFSDDQDWVRENLKLPADAVFVKNTGPNSDVADLVLMSRCRHHVIANSSFSWWGAWLNPNADKTVITPKNWYKKQPTWNTKDLLPATWLSI, encoded by the coding sequence ATGATTATCAGCAGAATAACCAGCGGCCTGGGAAATCAGCTTTTTCAGTATGCAGCCGCCCGGCATCTGGCGCTGAGAAATAAGACGGCTGTGTATGTGGACCTGAGTTATTATAACTATACGTATCAGACTGATACGCCACGAGCCTTCAAACTTGGACACTTTGCGGTGCCCTTTCGCGTGCTTCAGGATTCGCCGTATGAGTACGTTTCCAAAGCCACAAAACTCTTACCGAATCGTAGCCTGCCTCCGGTTTTCCTATTCCTGAAAGAGAAACACTTTCATTTCGATGAGCGCGTTGTACAGGCGCGGGCCCGTTTCGTTACACTCGATGGATTCTGGCAATCAGAGGAATACTTCCGGGAAAGTGCCGCGACCATAAGGCAGGAACTGTCGTTGGCTACAACGCCAAGCTCCGAATTTGCTTCGTACGAACAGCTTATCAAGGCGACGTCGGTTCCCGTGTCCGTGCACATCCGGCGGGGCGATTACGTGAATCACCCGGAGTTTAGCCAGACTTTCGGTTTCGTGGGACTTGCCTACTATGAGCAGGCCCTGGAACGGATTCGGGAGCAGGTTAGTGAGCCTCGTTTCTTCATTTTTAGCGACGATCAGGACTGGGTACGGGAAAACCTGAAGCTGCCTGCCGACGCGGTTTTCGTTAAAAATACCGGACCCAATAGTGATGTAGCCGATCTGGTGCTGATGAGTCGGTGCCGCCACCATGTTATTGCCAACAGCTCATTCAGCTGGTGGGGGGCCTGGCTCAATCCAAACGCCGACAAGACGGTGATCACCCCTAAAAATTGGTATAAAAAACAGCCGACCTGGAATACAAAAGATTTATTGCCAGCTACCTGGCTTTCTATTTAG
- a CDS encoding glycosyltransferase family 4 protein, whose translation MLNVFIDHQKFSTQKYGGISRYFANIIQGIKRTDGMTYKLGVLHAKNHYIQNESLPIKGPVSDKILNRNERYDYRLNQLYCKRLLEKSDFDVFHPTYYDPYFIDLVKKPLVITIHDMTYERLPEYFWAQDPLTYQKRLNIERADSIITISNTTRKDMLSFFDVDPAKVSVIYHGIDIETPLQVQPVNNLPPYILFVGDRSGYKNFYLFMNAFRQIARRFPDLHVVLAGGGKLEIADREFLDRLGLTDRVRHINATDEELNFLYQNAQFFVYPSLYEGFGLPILEAFKAHCPILLSDTECFREVAVDAAAYFEPTQIDDLIDKLELMLTSTTLKAALVEKGLKRLADFPLQKSIDQTLDVYTSLVGKPAVNRVLA comes from the coding sequence ATGTTAAATGTATTTATCGATCACCAGAAATTCAGTACGCAGAAGTACGGAGGAATCAGCCGTTACTTCGCGAACATCATACAGGGTATCAAGCGTACCGACGGCATGACGTATAAGCTGGGCGTTTTGCATGCCAAGAACCACTACATTCAGAATGAGTCTCTACCCATCAAAGGCCCCGTCAGTGATAAGATTCTAAACCGGAACGAGCGGTATGATTACCGGCTCAATCAGCTCTATTGCAAACGACTGCTGGAAAAGTCTGACTTCGATGTCTTTCATCCGACGTATTACGATCCGTACTTTATCGATCTGGTAAAAAAACCGCTCGTGATTACGATTCACGACATGACCTACGAGCGATTGCCCGAATACTTCTGGGCCCAGGACCCGCTCACGTACCAGAAACGATTGAACATCGAGCGGGCTGATTCGATCATAACCATTTCGAACACGACCCGAAAGGATATGCTCAGTTTTTTTGACGTCGATCCAGCGAAAGTTTCTGTGATCTACCACGGCATCGACATTGAGACTCCGCTACAGGTTCAACCGGTTAACAACCTGCCGCCCTACATTCTGTTTGTCGGCGACCGGAGCGGCTACAAAAACTTCTACCTGTTTATGAACGCTTTCCGGCAGATTGCCCGTCGCTTTCCGGATCTGCACGTCGTGCTGGCGGGTGGGGGAAAGCTGGAAATTGCAGATCGTGAATTTCTGGATCGGCTGGGTCTAACGGATCGTGTGCGGCACATCAACGCCACCGACGAAGAACTGAATTTTCTGTATCAGAATGCCCAGTTTTTCGTGTATCCTTCCCTATACGAAGGGTTTGGGTTGCCGATTCTGGAAGCGTTCAAGGCGCACTGTCCTATTCTGCTCAGCGATACCGAATGTTTTCGGGAAGTTGCCGTCGATGCGGCTGCCTACTTCGAACCGACCCAGATCGATGATCTGATCGATAAGCTAGAATTGATGTTGACCAGTACGACGCTGAAAGCCGCGCTCGTCGAGAAAGGGCTCAAACGGCTGGCCGATTTTCCGCTTCAGAAATCCATTGATCAAACGCTGGACGTGTATACATCGCTAGTCGGTAAACCGGCTGTCAACCGTGTTTTGGCATGA
- a CDS encoding glycosyltransferase, which yields MRFRAVDTFRGLAAIMVILFHLQHLNLLASNVFIAKSDIFVDFFFVLSGFVMTHSNFSRITDFASVKQFVVKRFKRLYPLHLFTLLLVLAFEIFRFGVDRYVVHLSNAVFAADKTFVAFLANLTLTQSLGFFDRVTWNGPSWSISVEFYTYIIWALCLVLFRKNVLLICVLGFSLLAWFIVQHNGSIVYNYNYGLIRCLYSFLIGMVTYRISRRFGPDFGYWQSSLTEAALLLLTIVSIRSFTHAESWLMPMLFALVILAFSQETGAISKFLASDRLEFLGRLSYSYYLNHAIVLGVMDLIVFKLIKLPHTNAGELVYVLICLSGVHLLSIFTYRHIEFLLNRSSPLSFQPSHKYSMNILKAPDWISEFNYPYASFDAIPESVFEGINRDLDAVQRPDPVVSVVIPAWNEEVNILRSVASLAKLKTDIPFEIVVVNNNSTDDTQKTLDKLHIRSVFQSIQGWGPARQMGLEQARGKYLLTADADGLYPPEWINEMMAVLQQPGVICVYGRYSFVPTPEKGFSRWKLSILETMKDVIAEVRHMKRPHLNAYGISIGYVREYGLKVGYVMKKIRGEDGRMCFDLMQFGTVKQVKSAKARAWTGTRTLEKDGSFSRTLYVRIANELRRLSSMFVAQEPHDTKTSLNS from the coding sequence ATGAGGTTCCGGGCGGTAGATACATTTCGTGGACTGGCGGCCATTATGGTCATTCTGTTCCATTTGCAGCATCTCAATCTATTGGCCAGCAATGTTTTCATTGCTAAGAGTGATATTTTTGTTGACTTCTTCTTTGTCCTGTCGGGGTTTGTCATGACCCACAGTAATTTCAGCAGAATTACTGATTTCGCCAGCGTAAAACAGTTTGTCGTCAAGCGATTCAAGCGGCTCTATCCATTACACCTTTTTACGCTGCTCTTGGTTCTGGCCTTTGAGATTTTCCGATTCGGCGTTGATCGGTACGTGGTTCATCTGTCTAATGCCGTATTTGCCGCCGACAAAACATTCGTTGCGTTTCTGGCCAATCTCACCCTAACCCAGTCGCTCGGTTTTTTTGACCGCGTGACCTGGAACGGACCGAGCTGGAGCATCAGTGTCGAATTTTACACCTACATCATCTGGGCACTGTGTCTGGTGCTGTTTCGGAAAAACGTACTGCTTATCTGTGTACTTGGGTTCAGTTTGCTGGCCTGGTTCATCGTACAACACAACGGCAGCATTGTTTACAATTACAACTACGGCCTTATTCGGTGCTTGTATAGTTTCCTGATCGGGATGGTCACCTACCGGATCAGCCGCCGGTTTGGGCCCGATTTCGGCTATTGGCAGAGTTCACTCACCGAAGCAGCCCTGCTTTTGCTGACCATTGTATCGATCCGTTCGTTTACCCATGCCGAGAGCTGGCTCATGCCCATGCTGTTTGCGCTTGTCATCCTAGCTTTTTCGCAGGAAACGGGAGCCATTTCCAAATTTCTGGCGAGTGACCGTCTGGAATTTCTGGGCAGACTCTCATACTCCTACTACCTGAATCATGCGATCGTATTAGGCGTCATGGATTTAATCGTGTTCAAGCTGATTAAGCTCCCCCATACGAACGCGGGTGAACTGGTCTACGTGCTGATCTGCCTGAGTGGCGTCCATCTGTTATCCATCTTCACCTATAGGCATATTGAATTCTTACTCAACCGATCAAGCCCCCTTAGTTTTCAACCTTCACACAAGTACAGCATGAACATTCTGAAAGCCCCTGATTGGATTAGTGAGTTCAACTATCCTTATGCGTCATTCGATGCTATTCCTGAATCGGTTTTTGAGGGTATCAACCGTGATCTGGATGCGGTTCAACGGCCAGATCCGGTGGTGAGCGTTGTCATTCCGGCCTGGAATGAAGAAGTAAATATCCTGCGTAGTGTTGCCTCGCTGGCTAAACTAAAGACGGATATACCCTTCGAAATTGTGGTCGTCAACAATAATTCGACCGACGACACGCAGAAAACGCTGGATAAACTTCATATCCGTAGCGTATTTCAGTCAATTCAGGGATGGGGACCTGCCCGCCAGATGGGTCTGGAACAGGCACGGGGTAAGTACCTGCTGACCGCTGACGCCGATGGACTCTATCCGCCAGAATGGATCAATGAGATGATGGCTGTTCTGCAGCAGCCGGGTGTGATCTGCGTGTACGGTCGCTATTCGTTCGTACCGACGCCCGAAAAGGGATTTTCCCGGTGGAAACTATCGATACTCGAAACAATGAAAGATGTCATTGCTGAAGTCCGGCACATGAAGCGTCCGCATCTTAACGCGTACGGCATCAGCATCGGTTACGTTCGGGAATACGGACTGAAGGTTGGCTACGTTATGAAAAAAATCAGGGGCGAGGACGGTCGTATGTGCTTTGATCTGATGCAGTTCGGTACGGTAAAGCAGGTGAAGTCGGCCAAGGCCCGCGCCTGGACAGGCACCCGTACACTCGAGAAAGACGGCTCTTTTTCGCGTACCTTATACGTGCGCATTGCCAACGAACTTCGGCGACTGAGCAGTATGTTCGTTGCTCAGGAGCCACATGATACCAAAACTTCGCTGAATTCTTGA
- a CDS encoding T9SS type B sorting domain-containing protein, translated as MLVRQCKSNFLGWIVPLLLLSITVHTAALAQCSPGAIICETFGTGTRGQLPQGQTNFSYRAIPCPNDGEYNVMDTVASSCHGDAWHRVTEDHTAGDVRGNMFVVNASYQPSEFFSQKAEGLCPGVTYEFSMWVMNINKVLQPGPCDEFSLRNPIIAMRIEQTDGTLIREVVQPAVPRTTTPVWVQLTMQFAIQTNVNDVVVKLINKGLGGCGNDLAIDDIGFRPVHPTLTIQFPNSTATETTVCADTRLTLSVGAATGYPNPVYSWQQSQDNVNWTAVPGSGQATYTINPVRAGRTYYRLRNAQPINANAVGRSQCSAESNVLIVNGRPDAPFSIGDDLALCEGTSQVLRAPEPLPAGTTIQWSDQSTNRQLTVDAPGNYWLETNLNGCTYRDTINVAIQNCHLEDIYVPDAFSPNSDTVNDKLVVMHPGTFTAYSFRVYDRWGSVLFVSKQADTHWDGTFQGQPCLQGVYAWTVDYSVLNGQNQERHFARSGRVLLVR; from the coding sequence ATGCTTGTTCGTCAGTGCAAATCTAACTTTTTAGGGTGGATCGTTCCTTTGTTGCTGCTGAGTATAACAGTCCACACCGCAGCCCTGGCGCAATGTAGTCCGGGTGCTATTATCTGTGAAACATTCGGGACGGGTACGCGCGGTCAGCTGCCGCAGGGACAAACTAATTTTTCGTACCGGGCAATCCCCTGTCCAAACGACGGTGAGTACAATGTAATGGACACTGTTGCCAGCAGTTGTCACGGCGACGCCTGGCACCGGGTAACGGAAGATCATACGGCTGGTGACGTGCGGGGCAATATGTTTGTCGTGAACGCATCGTATCAGCCCAGTGAGTTTTTTAGCCAGAAAGCTGAAGGGCTATGCCCTGGTGTTACTTATGAGTTTTCGATGTGGGTAATGAACATCAACAAGGTGCTGCAACCAGGCCCTTGTGATGAGTTTAGCCTTCGGAATCCAATCATTGCCATGCGGATCGAGCAAACCGATGGTACGCTCATCCGGGAAGTTGTTCAGCCGGCGGTACCCCGAACGACCACGCCGGTCTGGGTGCAACTTACGATGCAGTTCGCGATTCAGACGAACGTAAACGATGTTGTGGTCAAACTCATCAATAAAGGACTTGGCGGTTGCGGAAACGATCTGGCAATTGACGACATTGGTTTCCGTCCGGTCCACCCTACACTGACTATTCAGTTTCCTAATTCAACGGCTACCGAAACGACGGTTTGTGCTGATACTCGCCTGACGCTAAGCGTGGGGGCCGCTACCGGCTACCCAAATCCGGTTTATTCGTGGCAACAGAGTCAGGACAATGTTAACTGGACGGCCGTGCCCGGATCAGGACAGGCGACGTATACCATCAATCCAGTTCGCGCCGGCCGCACGTATTACCGACTACGGAACGCTCAGCCCATCAACGCTAATGCGGTTGGTCGTTCGCAGTGTTCGGCAGAGTCGAATGTGCTGATCGTCAATGGGCGTCCTGATGCGCCGTTTAGCATAGGTGATGATCTGGCGCTTTGCGAAGGAACGTCGCAGGTGTTGCGGGCTCCGGAACCGCTTCCGGCTGGCACTACGATTCAGTGGTCCGATCAAAGCACGAACCGGCAACTAACTGTCGACGCACCCGGTAACTACTGGCTGGAAACGAACCTGAACGGATGCACGTACCGCGACACGATAAACGTTGCGATTCAGAATTGTCACCTGGAGGATATTTACGTTCCCGATGCTTTTTCGCCCAACAGCGACACCGTCAATGATAAACTGGTTGTTATGCATCCCGGCACGTTTACGGCGTATTCATTTCGGGTATATGACCGATGGGGCAGTGTACTGTTTGTGAGTAAACAGGCCGATACGCATTGG